Proteins encoded in a region of the Halostella limicola genome:
- a CDS encoding MFS transporter: MQWRYRETVLVLSTLAFFATMAARLVISPVVPAITDEFAVSNGVIGVGLTGMWMAYFASQFPSGVLADRFGERSIILIAVGGTAVTSLLIAAAPLFAVFVVATVLLGGVAGLHYSVATTLLARTYDDIGTAIGFHNSGGPAAGLVAPVLAAWVGVRYGWRPAVALGAVIAVPIFVLFAWRVRPTEPRRPDQPMRDRFELGPVVELLSRPKIAFTVCLAIAGAFVWQATSSFLPTFLVEYRGQSQTTAGAVFSAYFVVQAVTQVGVGAASDRIGREPATAGCMVLAVAGFGLLIAVPGFLAVAAAVLLFGTGLGWGGALIPRFMDALSEEEQGAGFGLVRTAYGVVGSLGSVVTGLLADYFGWAVSFGVLTVLLALVFAALVANWALDLGY, translated from the coding sequence ATGCAGTGGCGATACAGGGAGACAGTCCTCGTACTGAGCACGCTAGCGTTTTTCGCGACGATGGCCGCCCGGCTGGTGATCAGCCCGGTTGTGCCGGCGATCACCGACGAGTTCGCCGTGTCGAACGGCGTCATCGGCGTCGGCCTCACCGGGATGTGGATGGCGTACTTCGCGTCGCAGTTCCCCAGCGGCGTGCTCGCCGACCGCTTCGGGGAGCGGTCGATCATCCTGATCGCGGTGGGCGGGACGGCGGTCACGAGCCTGCTCATCGCCGCCGCCCCGCTTTTCGCCGTCTTCGTCGTCGCGACCGTACTGCTCGGCGGCGTCGCCGGACTCCACTACAGCGTCGCGACGACGCTGCTGGCTCGGACGTACGACGACATCGGCACCGCCATCGGCTTCCACAACTCCGGCGGTCCGGCGGCCGGGCTGGTCGCGCCCGTGCTGGCCGCGTGGGTCGGGGTCCGGTACGGCTGGCGGCCCGCGGTGGCGCTCGGGGCGGTCATCGCGGTGCCCATCTTCGTCCTGTTCGCCTGGCGGGTCCGGCCGACCGAGCCGCGTCGCCCCGACCAGCCCATGCGGGACCGGTTCGAACTCGGCCCCGTCGTGGAACTTCTCTCGCGCCCGAAGATCGCCTTCACGGTCTGTCTCGCGATCGCCGGCGCGTTCGTCTGGCAGGCGACCTCGTCGTTCCTCCCGACGTTTCTGGTGGAGTACCGCGGCCAGTCGCAGACGACCGCGGGGGCCGTCTTCTCGGCGTACTTCGTCGTGCAGGCGGTCACGCAGGTCGGCGTCGGCGCGGCGTCGGACCGGATCGGTCGCGAGCCCGCCACCGCGGGCTGTATGGTCCTCGCGGTCGCCGGCTTCGGGCTGCTGATCGCGGTCCCCGGCTTCCTCGCCGTCGCGGCCGCAGTCCTGCTGTTCGGGACCGGACTCGGCTGGGGCGGCGCGCTCATCCCGCGATTCATGGACGCGCTCTCGGAGGAGGAGCAGGGGGCGGGCTTCGGCCTCGTCCGGACCGCCTACGGCGTCGTCGGGTCGCTCGGCTCCGTCGTCACCGGCCTGCTCGCCGACTACTTCGGGTGGGCCGTCTCCTTCGGCGTGCTCACCGTCCTGCTGGCGCTCGTGTTCGCCGCGCTCGTCGCCAACTGGGCGCTGGACCTGGGGTACTGA
- a CDS encoding ATP-binding protein, translating into MSRPLTLLFVASDPARRSEIAAAVAAHPDLSADVVAPGDVPDRPAADCLVADGRFVDGCRHHDVAVPIVAWSDDDPASVTTDGVAGYVRYDPEDPDVAAVVDQAAWALQTESSREKIEQLHASAADIVACRTEQELFDRTVEAAERVLAFDICGIDIVEDGHFVPKSVSDGMAEEGFTRIPVEEGVAGRTYRRDESLLIDDLRDDPDAQAAVETYRSVLSVPFGEDGLFQAAAKGVGAFDERDRELAELLLAHVEETLKRIRAEAALREHEAELVTERDRLAALFENVPDAVVSYEFEDGAPIVTDVNGRFEEVFGYDADEVVGEDVDDYIVPPDRDGEAADLNEALLAGERLQVTSRRKTADGVRDFLLHVVPLEVGERSVQGYSIYTDITDQKRRERELRRQNERLDEFASIVSHDLRNPLNVAEGFLDLARDTDDPEHFEQVAEAHDRMSRMIDELLSLARRGDIVGDAELVELRSAAADAWSAVDTGDSALAVETDLVVDADPDRLADLLSNLFRNSVEHADAPVTVRVGETEGDADGSRGFFVADDGPGIPADERERVFESGYTTRENGTGYGLPIVEQIAEAHGWDVAVTDSEDGGARFEFAVASA; encoded by the coding sequence ATGTCACGGCCGTTGACCCTTCTGTTCGTCGCCTCCGACCCCGCCCGCCGGTCCGAGATAGCGGCGGCGGTCGCGGCCCACCCGGACCTCTCCGCCGACGTCGTCGCGCCGGGCGACGTTCCGGACCGGCCGGCCGCGGACTGTCTCGTCGCGGACGGGCGCTTCGTGGACGGCTGTCGCCACCACGACGTCGCGGTCCCCATCGTCGCGTGGAGCGACGACGACCCCGCGTCGGTGACGACGGACGGGGTCGCGGGCTACGTCAGGTACGACCCCGAGGACCCCGACGTGGCCGCCGTCGTCGACCAAGCCGCGTGGGCGCTGCAGACCGAGTCCAGCCGCGAGAAGATCGAGCAGTTGCACGCCAGCGCGGCGGACATCGTCGCCTGCCGGACCGAGCAGGAGCTGTTCGACCGGACCGTCGAGGCCGCCGAGCGCGTGCTGGCGTTCGACATCTGCGGCATCGACATCGTCGAGGACGGCCACTTCGTCCCGAAGTCCGTGTCGGACGGGATGGCCGAGGAGGGGTTCACCCGAATCCCCGTCGAGGAGGGCGTCGCCGGCCGGACCTACCGCCGCGACGAGTCGCTCCTGATCGACGACCTCCGGGACGATCCGGACGCGCAGGCCGCCGTCGAGACGTACCGCTCGGTGCTCTCGGTGCCGTTCGGCGAGGACGGACTGTTCCAGGCGGCCGCGAAGGGGGTCGGCGCGTTCGACGAGCGCGACCGCGAACTCGCCGAGTTGCTCCTCGCGCACGTCGAGGAGACCCTGAAGCGGATCCGCGCCGAGGCGGCGCTGCGCGAGCACGAGGCGGAACTCGTCACGGAGCGGGACCGCCTCGCCGCGCTGTTCGAGAACGTCCCCGACGCCGTCGTCAGCTACGAGTTCGAGGACGGCGCGCCGATCGTCACCGACGTCAACGGGCGGTTCGAGGAGGTGTTTGGCTACGACGCCGACGAGGTCGTCGGCGAGGACGTCGACGACTACATCGTCCCGCCGGACCGGGACGGCGAGGCGGCCGACCTCAACGAGGCGCTGCTCGCCGGCGAGCGCCTCCAGGTCACCTCGCGCCGGAAGACCGCAGACGGTGTCCGCGACTTCCTCCTGCACGTCGTCCCCCTCGAGGTGGGCGAGCGGAGCGTCCAGGGGTACTCCATCTACACGGACATCACCGACCAGAAGCGCCGGGAGCGGGAGCTCCGCCGGCAGAACGAGCGCCTCGACGAGTTCGCCAGCATCGTCAGCCACGACCTTCGCAACCCGCTGAACGTCGCCGAGGGCTTCCTCGACCTCGCGCGGGACACGGACGACCCCGAGCACTTCGAACAGGTCGCGGAGGCCCACGACCGGATGAGCCGGATGATCGACGAGCTCCTCTCGCTCGCCCGGCGAGGCGACATCGTCGGCGACGCGGAACTCGTCGAACTCCGGTCAGCCGCCGCGGACGCGTGGTCGGCTGTCGACACCGGCGACTCCGCGCTCGCCGTCGAGACCGACCTCGTCGTCGACGCGGACCCCGACCGCCTCGCCGACCTGCTGAGCAACCTGTTCCGCAACAGCGTGGAGCACGCCGACGCCCCCGTCACCGTCAGGGTCGGCGAGACGGAGGGCGACGCCGACGGCTCGCGCGGCTTCTTCGTCGCCGACGACGGGCCCGGCATTCCGGCCGACGAGCGCGAGCGCGTGTTCGAGTCCGGGTACACGACCCGCGAGAACGGTACCGGCTACGGCCTGCCGATCGTCGAACAGATCGCGGAGGCCCACGGCTGGGACGTGGCCGTGACCGACAGCGAGGACGGCGGCGCGCGCTTCGAGTTCGCCGTCGCCTCGGCCTAG
- a CDS encoding HD domain-containing protein, whose protein sequence is MNAIKDSVHDYVDVEGVAQDLLDAEAVQRLRHVKQLSTVRLVYPSANHTRFEHSLGVYHLAGRALDQLDVSDSRAEAVRAAALLHDVGHGPYGHQTEGIIRRRLGRHHDEVHDLIGDGELAAVLESHGLDTDAVADLVAGDGELGQIVSGELDVDRMDYLVRDAHHTGVPYGTIDHGRLVRSLTLVDGDLALAEGNVATAESTLVARALMNATVYRHHVSRIAGAMLERVCERLLDETDLGAERFARMTDDELMAELRRHDETADAAARLATRDLYKRAVWAELDAVPDAVVGAGHERVRDLEAEIADEANVPERAVILDSPGRPSMPESSTRVVVNGDVRRLHEQSALVQGLQAAQRIQWRLGVYAPEERAAAVGRAAVAVLGLDERGARVDVAGDAPA, encoded by the coding sequence ATGAACGCGATCAAGGACAGCGTCCACGACTACGTCGACGTCGAGGGCGTCGCGCAGGACCTGCTGGACGCGGAGGCGGTCCAGCGGCTCCGCCACGTCAAACAGCTCTCCACCGTCCGCCTGGTCTACCCCTCCGCGAACCACACGCGCTTCGAGCACAGCCTCGGCGTCTACCACCTCGCCGGTCGCGCGCTGGACCAGCTAGACGTCAGCGACTCCCGCGCCGAGGCGGTGCGGGCCGCGGCGCTGCTGCACGACGTGGGCCACGGGCCGTACGGCCACCAGACCGAGGGGATCATCCGGCGTCGCCTCGGCCGCCACCACGACGAGGTCCACGACCTGATCGGCGACGGGGAACTCGCCGCCGTGCTGGAGTCCCACGGCCTCGACACGGACGCCGTGGCGGATCTCGTCGCCGGCGACGGCGAACTCGGCCAGATCGTCTCGGGCGAACTCGACGTGGACCGGATGGACTACCTCGTGCGGGACGCCCACCACACCGGCGTCCCCTACGGCACGATCGACCACGGCCGGCTGGTGCGCTCGCTCACGCTCGTCGACGGCGACCTCGCGCTCGCCGAGGGCAACGTCGCCACGGCCGAGAGCACGCTCGTCGCGCGGGCGCTGATGAACGCGACCGTGTACCGCCATCACGTCTCCCGCATCGCGGGCGCGATGCTCGAACGCGTCTGCGAGCGCCTGCTCGACGAGACGGACCTCGGCGCCGAGCGGTTCGCCCGCATGACCGACGACGAACTGATGGCCGAGCTCCGCCGGCACGACGAGACGGCCGACGCCGCCGCCCGCCTCGCCACCCGGGACCTCTACAAGCGGGCGGTGTGGGCCGAACTCGACGCGGTTCCCGACGCCGTCGTCGGCGCGGGCCACGAACGGGTCCGCGACCTCGAAGCCGAGATCGCCGACGAGGCGAACGTCCCCGAGCGCGCCGTCATCCTCGACAGTCCCGGCCGACCGAGCATGCCCGAGTCGTCGACACGCGTCGTCGTCAACGGCGACGTTCGCCGCCTCCACGAGCAGTCCGCGCTGGTCCAAGGGCTCCAGGCCGCCCAGCGCATCCAGTGGCGACTCGGCGTGTACGCGCCGGAAGAACGGGCGGCGGCGGTCGGACGAGCGGCGGTCGCGGTGCTCGGACTCGACGAGCGGGGCGCGCGGGTCGACGTGGCCGGCGACGCGCCGGCCTGA
- a CDS encoding TspO/MBR family protein has translation MQTRTDAGRSLTRDDVPGLVACVVLVNALGAAPALLGGPNSAWFRSLEKPWFYPPGAAFGIVWPVLFALLGVALYLVWRRGTDRPAVQVALGLFALQFAFNLAWTPAFFTLESLGLAFGIIVALWVLVVATVRAFARVDRRAAALLVPYLLWVTFAAVLNYAILAANG, from the coding sequence ATGCAGACCCGCACCGACGCCGGCCGCTCGCTCACCCGCGACGACGTTCCCGGCCTCGTCGCGTGCGTCGTCCTGGTCAACGCCCTCGGCGCGGCGCCGGCACTGCTCGGCGGGCCGAACTCGGCGTGGTTCCGGTCGCTGGAGAAGCCGTGGTTCTACCCGCCGGGCGCCGCCTTCGGGATCGTCTGGCCGGTCCTGTTCGCGCTGCTCGGCGTCGCGCTGTACCTCGTCTGGCGGCGCGGGACCGACCGGCCCGCCGTCCAAGTCGCGCTCGGCCTGTTCGCACTCCAGTTCGCGTTCAACCTCGCGTGGACTCCCGCCTTTTTCACCCTGGAGAGTCTCGGGCTCGCGTTCGGGATCATCGTCGCGCTCTGGGTGCTGGTCGTCGCGACCGTGCGGGCGTTCGCGCGAGTCGACCGCCGCGCCGCCGCCCTGCTCGTGCCATACCTGCTCTGGGTCACGTTCGCCGCCGTTCTCAACTACGCAATACTCGCCGCGAACGGCTGA
- the alaS gene encoding alanine--tRNA ligase, translated as MSELEEEYRLEYFEANDFVRRECTECGAHFWTRDDDRTTCGEPPCEDYGFIDNPGFDEEHSLEEMREAFLSFFEEHDHERIDPYPVAANRWRDDVLLTQASIYDFQPLVTSGQTPPPANPLTISQPCIRMQDIDNVGKTGRHTMAFEMMAHHAFNTREDVDPDEYAYHGEVYWKDQTVEYCDEFFESMGANVEEITYIEDPWVGGGNAGPAIEVIYRGAELATLVFMSMEQDPDGEYEMKDGNRYSKMDTYIVDTGYGLERWTWVSQGTPTVYEAVYPDMIAFLKDNAGIEHTEEEEAVIHHSAKLAGHMDIDEAEDMEAARDAIAEQIGVSAAELEELMEPLEDIYAIADHCRTLAYMLGDEIVPSNVGTGYLARMVLRRTKRLVDGVGVDAPLDELVDMQAERLGYENRDTIRDIVRTEVEKYRETLERGSRRVEQLAEEYSRRDEPIPTDELIELYDSHGIQPDMVEEIAAEKGATVETPDDFYGLVAERHDTAGGAVEDEEEDERLADLPETDRLYYEDQQGTEFEAVVLDVFEREDGYDVVLDQTMFYPEGGGQPADTGTLSSDDATAEVTDVQIEDGVVLHRTDEDPGKGDFVRGQIDVGRRRQLMRHHTATHVVIHAARQVLGDHIRQAGAQKGVDSSRIDVNHYDRISREEVKEIERVANELVMENTSVTQEWPHRNEAEAEHGFDLYQGGIPPGTNIRLIHVAEDVQACGGTHVNRTGDIGTIKILSTERVQDGVERLTFAAGEAAIDGTQETEDALHEAAEVLDVSPQEVPETAERFFTEWKERGKRIEDLKEELAAARAGGGGGGDEVDVGDATAVVQRLDADMDELRATANALVEEGTIAVLGSGEDGAQFVVAVPDGVNVNAGDVVGELARKVGGGGGGPPDFAQGGGPDADKLDDALDDAPDVLRQVRNA; from the coding sequence ATGAGCGAGCTCGAAGAGGAGTACCGCCTCGAGTATTTCGAGGCGAACGACTTCGTCCGGAGGGAGTGTACGGAGTGCGGGGCTCACTTCTGGACGCGCGACGACGACCGCACCACCTGCGGCGAACCGCCCTGCGAGGACTACGGGTTCATCGACAACCCCGGGTTCGACGAGGAGCACAGCTTAGAGGAGATGCGCGAGGCGTTCCTCTCCTTCTTCGAGGAGCACGACCACGAGCGCATCGACCCGTACCCCGTCGCCGCGAACCGCTGGCGCGACGACGTGCTCCTGACCCAGGCGTCGATCTACGACTTCCAGCCGCTGGTCACGAGCGGGCAGACGCCGCCGCCGGCGAACCCGCTGACGATCAGCCAGCCCTGCATCCGGATGCAGGACATCGACAACGTCGGGAAGACGGGCCGGCACACGATGGCGTTCGAGATGATGGCCCACCACGCGTTCAACACGCGCGAGGACGTCGACCCCGACGAGTACGCCTACCACGGCGAGGTGTACTGGAAGGACCAGACCGTCGAGTACTGCGACGAGTTCTTCGAGTCGATGGGCGCGAACGTAGAGGAGATCACCTACATCGAGGACCCCTGGGTCGGCGGCGGCAACGCCGGGCCGGCCATCGAGGTCATCTACCGCGGGGCCGAGCTCGCCACGCTCGTCTTCATGTCGATGGAGCAGGACCCCGACGGCGAGTACGAGATGAAGGACGGCAACCGGTACTCGAAGATGGACACGTACATCGTCGACACCGGCTACGGGCTGGAGCGCTGGACGTGGGTGAGCCAGGGGACGCCGACGGTGTACGAGGCCGTCTACCCCGACATGATCGCCTTCCTGAAGGACAACGCGGGGATCGAACACACCGAGGAGGAGGAGGCTGTCATCCACCACTCGGCCAAGCTCGCCGGCCACATGGACATCGACGAGGCCGAGGACATGGAGGCCGCCCGCGACGCGATCGCCGAGCAGATCGGCGTCTCCGCGGCCGAGCTCGAGGAGCTGATGGAGCCGCTGGAGGACATCTACGCGATCGCCGACCACTGCCGCACCCTCGCGTACATGCTCGGCGACGAGATCGTCCCCTCGAACGTCGGCACGGGCTATCTCGCCCGGATGGTCCTGCGCCGGACGAAGCGGCTGGTCGACGGCGTCGGCGTCGACGCGCCGCTCGACGAGCTCGTCGACATGCAGGCCGAGCGCCTGGGCTACGAGAACCGCGACACGATCCGCGACATCGTCCGCACCGAGGTCGAGAAGTACCGCGAGACGCTGGAGCGGGGCTCCCGCCGCGTCGAGCAGCTCGCCGAGGAGTACAGCCGGCGCGACGAGCCGATCCCGACCGACGAGCTGATCGAGCTGTACGACTCCCACGGCATCCAGCCGGACATGGTCGAGGAGATCGCCGCCGAGAAGGGCGCGACGGTGGAGACGCCGGACGACTTCTACGGCCTCGTCGCCGAGCGCCACGACACCGCCGGCGGCGCGGTCGAGGACGAGGAGGAGGACGAGCGCCTCGCCGACCTCCCCGAGACCGACCGCCTCTACTACGAGGACCAGCAGGGCACCGAGTTCGAGGCCGTCGTGCTCGACGTGTTCGAGCGCGAGGACGGCTACGACGTCGTCCTTGACCAGACGATGTTCTACCCCGAGGGCGGGGGTCAGCCCGCCGACACGGGGACGCTCTCCTCTGACGATGCGACCGCCGAGGTGACCGACGTCCAGATCGAGGACGGCGTCGTCCTCCACCGCACCGACGAGGACCCCGGGAAGGGCGACTTCGTCCGCGGGCAGATCGACGTCGGGCGGCGTCGCCAGCTCATGCGCCACCACACGGCGACCCACGTCGTCATCCACGCCGCGCGGCAGGTGCTCGGCGACCACATCCGGCAGGCCGGCGCGCAGAAGGGCGTCGACTCCTCGCGGATCGACGTCAACCACTACGACCGCATCTCCCGCGAGGAGGTGAAGGAGATAGAGCGGGTGGCCAACGAGCTCGTGATGGAGAACACCTCCGTCACCCAGGAGTGGCCCCACCGCAACGAGGCCGAGGCGGAGCACGGTTTCGACCTGTATCAGGGCGGCATCCCGCCGGGGACGAACATCCGCCTCATCCACGTCGCCGAGGACGTGCAGGCCTGCGGCGGGACGCACGTGAACCGGACCGGCGACATCGGCACGATCAAGATCCTCTCGACCGAGCGCGTGCAGGACGGCGTCGAGCGGCTCACCTTCGCCGCGGGCGAGGCCGCCATCGACGGCACGCAGGAGACGGAGGACGCCCTCCACGAGGCCGCCGAGGTCCTCGACGTCTCGCCGCAGGAGGTGCCCGAGACGGCCGAGCGGTTCTTCACGGAGTGGAAGGAGCGCGGCAAGCGGATCGAGGACCTCAAGGAAGAACTCGCCGCGGCCCGCGCCGGCGGCGGCGGGGGCGGCGACGAGGTGGACGTGGGCGACGCGACCGCCGTCGTCCAGCGCCTCGACGCCGACATGGACGAGTTGCGCGCCACCGCGAACGCGCTGGTCGAGGAGGGGACGATCGCCGTCCTCGGCAGCGGCGAGGACGGGGCGCAGTTCGTCGTCGCCGTGCCCGACGGCGTGAACGTCAACGCCGGCGACGTCGTCGGCGAACTCGCCCGCAAGGTCGGCGGCGGCGGGGGCGGCCCGCCGGACTTCGCGCAGGGCGGCGGCCCGGACGCCGACAAGCTCGACGACGCCCTCGACGACGCGCCCGACGTGCTCCGGCAAGTGAGGAACGCCTGA
- a CDS encoding alpha/beta fold hydrolase, with translation MPTANNDGTALYYETEGDGETVAFVGDVGYGAWLWGWQHAAVAGPFEALVWDLRGTGRSDAPPGPYDVATLAADLEAVLSDAGARNAHLVGAGLGGLVALEYARRYSRAETLTLAGTAASGDEFADLEEHLFADPADPAALRESLRAGFTTDFREAQPDVLDGIMEWRQSDDAGPDAWRAQAAAVEGYDADPLYEIPIPALVLAGEDDPVVPRSAAERLATDLPKGEFEAFAGRHLFFVERSRPVNDRLQGFLLDHADADLE, from the coding sequence ATGCCGACCGCGAACAACGACGGGACCGCGCTGTACTACGAGACGGAGGGAGACGGCGAGACGGTCGCGTTCGTCGGCGACGTGGGCTACGGGGCGTGGCTCTGGGGCTGGCAGCACGCCGCCGTGGCCGGGCCGTTCGAGGCGCTCGTCTGGGACCTGCGCGGGACGGGCCGCTCTGACGCGCCGCCGGGACCGTACGACGTGGCGACGCTCGCCGCCGACCTGGAGGCGGTGCTGTCGGACGCCGGCGCGAGGAACGCCCACCTCGTCGGCGCGGGTCTCGGTGGACTGGTCGCGCTGGAGTACGCCCGCCGCTACTCGCGGGCGGAGACGCTGACGCTCGCGGGCACGGCGGCGAGCGGCGACGAGTTCGCGGACCTGGAGGAACACCTCTTCGCCGACCCCGCTGACCCGGCCGCGCTGCGCGAGTCGCTTCGGGCGGGGTTCACGACTGACTTCCGCGAGGCGCAACCGGACGTGCTCGACGGCATCATGGAGTGGCGGCAATCGGACGACGCCGGACCGGACGCTTGGCGCGCGCAGGCCGCCGCCGTCGAGGGCTACGACGCCGACCCGCTGTACGAGATACCGATCCCGGCGCTGGTGCTGGCGGGCGAGGACGACCCCGTCGTGCCCCGATCGGCGGCCGAGCGACTGGCCACGGACCTGCCGAAGGGCGAGTTCGAGGCGTTCGCGGGTCGCCACCTCTTCTTCGTCGAGCGGTCGCGCCCGGTGAACGACCGCCTGCAGGGGTTCCTGCTCGACCACGCGGACGCGGATCTGGAGTGA
- a CDS encoding acyl-CoA dehydrogenase family protein: MLDYVGLEAELGEEERMIRDTAREFVEDRVEPDIGDHFEAGTFPEELIPEMGELGFYAPNLAGYGSPNVSETAYGLLMQELEAGDSGIRSMASVQGALVMYPIHAFGSEEQKERWLPDLGRGEAVGCFGLTEPEHGSNPSGMETRAERDAGEYVLNGSKTWITNSPIADVAVVWARDKSAEDDPVRGFLVETDRDGVTTNKIDDKLSMRASVTGEIGLNDVYVPEENVLPGVSGMKGPLSCLTQARYGIAWGAIGAARDCFETARQYATDREQFGGPIARFQIQQQKLAEMATQITTAQLLAHRLADLKERGDLRPQHVSMAKRNNVRMAREQSKVAREMLGGNGITTDYSPMRHMANMETVYTYEGTHDIHTLILGEDLTGIPAYE; the protein is encoded by the coding sequence ATGCTCGATTATGTAGGTCTCGAAGCGGAGCTCGGCGAGGAAGAGCGCATGATCCGGGACACGGCCCGGGAGTTCGTCGAGGACCGCGTCGAGCCCGACATCGGCGACCACTTCGAGGCGGGGACCTTCCCCGAGGAGCTCATCCCGGAGATGGGCGAACTCGGCTTCTACGCGCCGAACCTGGCGGGGTACGGCTCCCCGAACGTGAGCGAGACGGCGTACGGCCTGCTCATGCAGGAACTGGAGGCGGGCGACTCCGGCATCCGCTCGATGGCGAGCGTTCAGGGCGCGCTCGTCATGTACCCCATCCACGCGTTCGGGAGCGAGGAGCAGAAGGAGCGCTGGCTTCCTGACCTCGGCCGCGGCGAGGCCGTCGGCTGCTTCGGTCTGACCGAACCCGAGCACGGCTCGAACCCGTCGGGGATGGAGACCCGCGCGGAGCGCGACGCGGGCGAGTACGTCCTCAACGGGTCGAAGACGTGGATCACCAACTCGCCCATCGCGGACGTTGCGGTCGTCTGGGCGCGGGACAAGTCCGCCGAGGACGACCCGGTCCGCGGGTTCCTCGTCGAGACCGACCGCGACGGCGTCACGACGAACAAGATCGACGACAAGCTGTCGATGCGGGCCTCGGTCACCGGCGAGATCGGGCTGAACGACGTGTACGTCCCCGAGGAGAACGTCCTGCCGGGCGTCTCCGGGATGAAGGGGCCGCTCTCCTGTCTCACGCAGGCCCGGTACGGCATCGCGTGGGGCGCGATCGGCGCGGCCCGGGACTGCTTCGAGACCGCCCGCCAGTACGCGACCGACCGCGAGCAGTTCGGCGGGCCCATCGCGCGCTTCCAGATCCAACAGCAGAAGCTCGCCGAGATGGCCACGCAGATCACGACGGCCCAGCTGCTCGCCCACCGCCTCGCCGACCTCAAGGAGCGCGGCGATCTCCGCCCGCAGCACGTCTCGATGGCCAAGCGCAACAACGTCCGCATGGCCCGCGAGCAGTCGAAGGTCGCCCGCGAGATGCTCGGCGGGAACGGCATCACGACGGACTACTCGCCGATGCGCCACATGGCGAACATGGAGACGGTGTACACCTACGAGGGGACCCACGACATCCACACGCTGATCCTCGGCGAAGACCTCACCGGGATCCCCGCCTACGAGTAG
- a CDS encoding type 1 glutamine amidotransferase gives MSRPRIAVLNAAHDPEHNRRNFRRELDADVTEFDVVAQEFPETFDFDGCLVTGSRASVYWDEEWIEPTKEWVRTAIDRGLPFLGVCWGHQLLADALGGRVEPMGEYEIGYRTVERTDDSELLDGLDDEFTVFTTHSDAVVELPPGAEAIAENDYSLHGFRKDRVFGVQFHPEYDMETAEYVTKGKDLPEQRIQKVVEGINEENYAAACEAKALFDNFVEFVQDVRAADPAAAD, from the coding sequence ATGAGTCGACCGCGCATCGCCGTGTTAAACGCCGCGCACGACCCCGAGCACAACCGTCGAAACTTCCGGCGGGAGCTCGACGCCGACGTCACCGAGTTCGACGTTGTCGCCCAGGAGTTCCCGGAGACGTTCGACTTCGACGGCTGTCTGGTCACGGGGTCGCGCGCGTCGGTCTACTGGGACGAGGAGTGGATCGAACCCACGAAGGAGTGGGTTCGGACCGCCATCGACCGCGGCCTCCCGTTCCTCGGCGTCTGTTGGGGGCACCAGCTCCTCGCGGACGCGCTCGGCGGGCGCGTCGAACCGATGGGCGAGTACGAGATCGGCTACCGGACCGTCGAGCGGACCGACGACTCCGAACTGCTCGACGGCCTCGACGACGAGTTCACGGTGTTCACGACGCACTCCGACGCCGTCGTCGAACTGCCGCCGGGGGCGGAGGCGATCGCCGAGAACGACTACTCGCTCCACGGCTTCCGCAAGGACCGCGTCTTCGGCGTGCAGTTCCACCCCGAGTACGACATGGAGACCGCCGAGTACGTGACGAAGGGGAAGGACCTGCCGGAACAGCGCATCCAGAAGGTGGTAGAGGGCATCAACGAGGAGAACTACGCCGCCGCCTGCGAGGCGAAGGCGCTGTTCGACAACTTCGTCGAGTTCGTGCAGGATGTCCGCGCCGCCGACCCCGCGGCCGCGGACTGA